In Mustela nigripes isolate SB6536 chromosome 2, MUSNIG.SB6536, whole genome shotgun sequence, a single window of DNA contains:
- the CFD gene encoding complement factor D has protein sequence MAGHGMCLVTLVLLGAAVCAAQPRGRILGGSEAASHARPYMASVQVNGRHLCGGFLVSEQWVLSAAHCLEEAADGKVQVVLGAHSLSQPEPSKRRYDVLRAVPHPGSRPDTIDHDLLLLKLTEKAQLGPAVQPLPWQREDRDVEAGTLCDVAGWGVVSYAGRRPDRLQYLPLRVMARATCNRRTYHDGTITERMMCGESNRRDTCAGDSGGPLVCGGVAEAVVTSGSRVCGNRKKPGIYTRLASYTDWIDRVLAEGAAA, from the exons ATGGCAGGCCACGGGATGTGCCTGGTGACTCTGGTCCTTCTGGGAGCCGCTGTCTGTG cGGCGCAGCCTCGCGGGCGGATCCTGGGCGGCAGCGAGGCCGCGTCCCACGCGCGGCCCTACATGGCATCGGTGCAGGTGAACGGCAGGCACTTATGCGGCGGCTTCCTGGTGTCTGAGCAGTGGGTCCTGAGCGCGGCACACTGCCTGGAGGAGGC GGCCGACGGGAAGGTGCAGGTGGTCCTGGGCGCGCACTCCCTGTCGCAGCCGGAGCCCTCCAAGCGCCGGTACGACGTGCTCCGCGCAGTGCCCCACCCAGGCAGCCGGCCCGACACCATCGACCACGACCTCCTGCTGCTGAAG CTGACAGAGAAGGCCCAGCTGGGCCCCGCCGTGCAGCCCCTGCCTTGGCAGCGCGAGGACCGCGACGTGGAGGCCGGCACGCTTTGCGACGTGGCCGGCTGGGGTGTGGTCAGCTACGCGGGCCGCCGGCCGGACCGCCTGCAGTACCTGCCCCTGCGGGTGATGGCCCGCGCCACCTGCAACCGGCGCACGTACCACGACGGCACCATCACCGAGCGCATGATGTGTGGGGAGAGCAACCGCCGCGACACCTGCGCG GGCGACTCCGGGGGCCCGCTGGTGTGCGGCGGCGTGGCCGAAGCCGTGGTCACTTCGGGCTCGCGCGTGTGCGGCAACCGCAAGAAGCCCGGCATCTACACGCGCTTGGCGAGCTACACGGACTGGATCGACCGCGTGCTGGCCGAGGGTGCGGCCGCCTGA